GATAGGCCAGAAACTGTGGAAATTCATTTCCCCAGCAGGGAAATCACTATTGCCGTTGAAATCCCCTGCTCATGCGCTTCCATTTGGCTTTATCTGGGGGTGGTTACCATGTGGGTTAGTGTATTCAACATTAACTTGGTCTGCCGTGTCAGGTAATGCTGTTAACGGGGCGTTAATCATGCTCGCATTTGGGGTAGGAACTTTACCTGCGATGCTGCTTATGGGCTTTGGTGCCACCTATTTGCACAAACTGCAACAGTCGACGATTTTTCGCAACTTTGGGGCGTTATTGATTTTATCTTACGGGATCTACACAGCTTACGGAGCAATAACCATATTATCATTAACTTGATATACTCCTGTTTTTCTGCGGCTTTTTTAACTACCCTTTAGGATTAATGAGTGCTAAAATATTGATGTATATCAAATCTTGAAGGTTGTTATGATTTCTGAAAAGCCTGCAACAAAACGCGTCCAATCCGGTGGATGTGCTATTCACTGTCAAGACTGCAGTATCAGCCAACTGTGTATTCCATTTACACTGAATGAGTCCGAGTTGGACCAACTAGATCAAATCATCGAGCGAAAAAAGCCAATCCAGAAAGGACAAGAGCTTTTTAAAGCGGGTGACGAGCTAAAGTCTCTGTACGCTATTCGTTCAGGCACAATCAAAAGCTATACAATCACAGAGCAAGGTGACGAGCAAATTACCGCTTTCCATCTCGCAGGTGACTTAGTGGGCTTTGATGCTATCACCGGTGATCTACACCCAAGTTTTGCACAAGCACTGGAAACATCGATGGTGTGTGAAATTCCATACGAAACCTTAGACGACCTTTCAGGAAAAATGCCTAAACTTCGTCAGCAAATCATGCGCTTGATGAGTAACGAAATCAAAGGCGATCAAGAGATGATCTTGTTACTGTCTAAGAAAAATGCAGAAGAGCGTTTAGCCGCATTCCTTTATAATTTATCGACTCGCTTCTCTCAGCGTGGATTTAGCCCTCGCGAATTCCGTTTGACTATGACACGTGGTGACATCGGTAATTACCTAGGCTTAACTGTAGAAACCATCTCCCGCCTATTGGGTCGTTTCCAAAAATCAGAAATTCTCAGTGTCAAAGGTAAGTACATCACAATTCTTGACCACGACACGCTAATGGAGTTAGCTGGAGTTTCAACAGAATCTTAATAACTTCAATGACGTAGCTCAAAACAGAGCTGCGTCATATTTTTTCCACCTTCCCAGCTTTTTTTCTAAAAATCTTCTCCCAGCTAGGCTACATTAGTCATATAACTCTCCCACTCCTAAGGAGTTACTATGAGTATCTATAACAAAATACTAGTGGTTGCAGACATCAATAAAGATGAACAACCTGCCCTAGCTCGTGCTATGCAGCTCGCTGCTAAAAGTCGCTCTCGCAGTCAGGTGACTTTCTTCTTGTCTATCTACGATTTTTCTTATGACATGACTTCAATGTTGTCCGTTGACGAACGAGACGCTATGCGCCGTGGTGTTATTGGCCAACGCGAGCAATGGATGCAAAATGTTGCGAAACCTTATTTGAATGACAATATTGATTTTGAAGTGAAAGTGGTATGGCACAATCGCCCTTACGAAGCGATCATCGCTGAAACTTTTGCGGGAAGCCACGATATTGTCATCAAAGGCACACGTAAACATGACGTCCTTGAGTCAGTAATTTTCACCCCAACAGACTGGCACCTGCTTCGTAAATGCCCTTGCCCTGTATTACTGGTGAAAAATGCGGATTGGCCGGAAGATGCAAGCATTCTCGCCTCTGTTCATGTAGGCTCTGAAAATGATACTCATCTCGGACTCAATGATAGTATGGTTGAGCAGATGAAAAGCTTAACAGAGCGCCTTGGTGCTAAGCCCTATCTAGTTAATGCTTACCCTATCACTCCGGCTAATATCACGATCGAACTACCCGAATTTGACCCTACTACTTACAGTGATGCGGTTCGTGGTCATCACCTCACAGCGATGAAAGCATTACGCCAGAAGCATGGTTATGATGAACAACAAACAATCGTGGAACAAGGGTTGCCTGAAGATGTCATTCCAGAAGCAGCCGAAAAATTAAATGCTGCCATGGTGATCATTGGAACCACTGGCCGCACTGGTTTATCTGCTGTTTTCATCGGCAATACCGCTGAACATGTTATTGATAAAATAAACTGTGATGTATTAGCCCTCAAACCACAAGGTTATATAAGCCCTCTGGACCCAAAAACCGCCGTGTAATTCAGCCTCTTCTCATCCCCTTAAGATAACTTAAGGGGATTTTTTATTGCCTTCTATTTATTAGAACTGGCATCTAATTCATTTATCCGTATCATACCCACTTCATTTTGGTTTCATGATTGATTAAGACTGCAAGCGAATGACTGAGCAAACTCAAGAGCTAACAAAAGCTCAACAATACAACTTCAACAAGTTACAAAAGCGTATTCGTCGTAATACAGGCCAAGCGATTCAAGACTTCAACATGATTGAAGAAGGCGATCGCATTATGGTTTGTCTGTCTGGCGGTAAAGACAGCTTTACTATGCTTGATATTCTGATGAGTTTGCAAAAAAGTGCGCCGATTAACTTCTCGCTAATTGCTGTGAATCTAGACCAAAAGCAGCCAGGCTTCCCAGGCCATATTCTTCCTGAATACTTAGAGTCTTTGGGTGTTGAGTACAAAATTGTAGAAGAAGATACTTACTCGATTGTTCAGGACAAGATCCCTGAAGGTAAGACAACTTGTTCTCTATGTTCTCGCCTACGTCGTGGCATTCTATACCGTACCGCGAACGAGCTAGGTGCGACTAAGATTGCTCTAGGTCACCACCGCGACGATATTTTAGAAACACTGTTCCTAAACATGTTCCACGGCGGAAAGATGAAAGGCATGCCACCTAAGCTGGTATCAGATAACGGTGAACATGTGGTAATTCGTCCGCTGGCTTATTGTCGTGAGAAAGATATTATCAAATTCTCAGATATGCGTGGTTATCCTATTATCCCATGTAACCTGTGTGGTTCTCAGCCAAATCTACAACGTCAAAATATTAAGCAGATGCTGAACGATTGGGATAAGCGTTTTCCTGGTCGAATTGAAACCATGTTCCGTGCAATGCAAAATGTAGTACCGAGTCACTTAGCTGATCATGAATTATTCGATTTTAAGTCTATCGATAAAGACTCTGGTGTTATTAATGGCGGGGATATCGGTTTTGATAAAGAAGAGATGCCAACACAAGAGATCGTTGACGAAGATAGAGTTCAAGAGTTTGATCCGAATTTACAACTTGACGTCACTAACATCTAAACACATTGAGTATTAAAAAAGGGTCGTATTTACGGCCCTTTTGTATATCCGAGTATTACTTTGCTTTTGGTAAATACGGTAATACTCTTGCTGTTTCCTGTGGCAGTATCATAAAGCCCCCCTTACCAATATCCGATAAAGCAACCTGAACTTTACCTTCCATGATAGGTTTGCTAGAACCATCAGAGAATTCAACTTTAGAGTTCAGTTTGTCAGCGAATTCCAGTGTCACGCCTTCAACGTCGGGCGTAAACCAACTCGCAAACATTCCCCCCAGATCCTCGAGCATCGTCTGCATTTGTGGCATTAATTTCTCAACGTCTTCATAAGTAACTTTGCCTTTAAGCGGCTCTCTAGTCATCACAACCATTGAGAAATCACAGCGTTGATCTCTTGGAGTTTGAACAAAAACCAGAGGGTTAGCTGATTTAAGATTGTTATCCAATGGAACGATCAGTTCGTGGTAAGGAGAAGACTTTAACTCTTCATAGTGTTCTTCTTTTTCCATCCATGCTTTCTCGATAATGCAGTTTTGTTTTGTATCCGCATTGAGGAAAAAGAACCCGACTTTGACGTCTTCATGTCCTTCTTTCACATTTTGCTTCATGTGAGTAAAGAGCTTCGAGTAGGTAAACATGTATTCTTGAGCAGAGACAGGCAGTGCCACCACAGTTGAGAGGGTAGCTGCTAAAAAGGCTAACGGTAGTTTTTTCATTGATTATGCGGTACTTATTCTTTAGTTAGGGGCGCTTCCCAGAACGCCTGATTGTGCCTGATCATCGCTTGTAAATCCTTGACGTAGGCCTCACCCCGCTCAGAGTATTTCAACAGGCCATTGGTCAGAGCAATCGCTGCATCAGTATCTGTGAGGCTTTCGCCACTAAGATGGCGTTGATAACGAATTTCTCGTAGATCTTCATAAGCAAGATTACGGTTCACATTCATAAAGTAACCTTGAATCGACTGCTGTACTGAACTGAACTTAGCGACTTCATGAGTCATCCCCTCACCTCTCGCCATAGGAACCAGTCCACAGCCTGTGCTGTAACACCACTGACCGAAGTAATTGTTTGCCTGAATCGCAAAGCGTGAGGTCCCCCAAGCAGATTCATTGGCCCCTTGAACCAAAACCAAGGCTTCCGGTATCACATCAACGCGATGAAACATTTGATCCAGCCATTGTTGGTTTATACCAAAAGGTTCAAGTTCAACGTTATAAAGCTCGCCTAATCGCTTTGCATGATTCGTATCATTACTCGAAAGCTGCCCAGCTTGTAAGCGAGCTTGTATCTTATTTAGACGCTTTCGTTCATCGAGGATACGTTGGTTCTCAAAGGCGATACCTGGGCGTAAATAGTCGAAAAATGCTTGTTTCTTTGCCTTCACATCCGTGATAGCTGAAAAGTCTGGCGCTTGACCCACAGAGTGACCGTCAAATGAAATCGAATACTCTGGCATTTGAGCCTGCTTCCTGCGTTCACGTTCCTGTGCTTCATTTTTCTCGTAGCTATAAAAACTACAGCTGGCGATTAAGCCAGCTGTAGCGATAGCAATGAATTCACTTTTACGCATTGAACACTTGTGAATCGTCGTCATTGTCATCCTCATCTTTCGGTCTATCCGTTGTGACAATCTTGAGTTTGATACCAAACATATTGCGATAGATTATGCCCTTCACGTGAAAGAAGAACGGTAAAACAAGAATCAAACCAAGACCATAGAACATGGCTGCAGCAACGAACATTAGCATAACCAACGAGTAGATCCCTGCCAAAACAAAAATCTTTTTATTCACCGCACGTAATGACAGCAGTAAAGATTGCATCGGTGGGATCTGCTTCTCACAAATGAGAAGGATAGAGTTACTGAACGCAAGGGACAGATACATAGAAAGGAATGGCAGAATCATGCCAGCAACACCTTGAAGCAATAAGCTAAACAGAGTCGCCAGAATTACAGGCATGGTATGCTGAAGCCCCTTCAAGATATGGCGAGGCTTCGTAGATAGGCCTGCTGCGTGGCTCATCGCCATTAAGCTAACGCCAGCATAAATAGGAGCACTCACCACTTCATAACTGAAATTAGCAATAAAGATGGCTTGGATCATACGAGGCTCAAACGCCTCTGGATTTGTGAACGCATCAAAGAGAATAGATGGTTCACCTAACTGCAGTTTAAGCGCGATATAGAAAATCGCTAACTGAACGACGAGTAAGACAACAATAGCGGGAGAAAACGACAAAAAGTTTTTGATTGTATGGCTCCACGCTTCTCTGAGCACTTCGCCTACCTTAAGTTCGTAGTCACCAGAAAGAGCACGCTCAACACTTCCACCTAAATTGAAATCTTTTTCAATATCATTATTCATTATTGAACCCAGCGCTTAATACATCATGCACTAAGCTAACTTGTTGATTAAGAGTTATGTTACGACATCCAGACATTATACTGAAACCTTACCAAGTCCAAAATCGATTCGTACTCATCTGCTTGCTTTATTACCCATATGATTGATAATTGACCATTAACTGCGCAATCAAAGCCTAAATTTGCCATAAGTTTTCTATGTTTAAAGCATTAGAGTCGCCTTAAAACAGTATGGTAAAAAATGTTTACCTTAACCTGCAAAATTTTTTGTGTTTCAAGGTAAGAAAATACTTTGATTTCACACTTTTGGTGATTATGATGCGCGCCTCTAATTTGTGTAACTACGGGTCATTTCTGTTGGCCGATTGGGAGAAAGACAGACGTTGAACGCTAAACAACACGCAGGACAGCCAGTTATCCGTTTAACTGGTATAAGCAAAAGTTTTGATGGCAAAGAGATTATCAGAAATCTTAACCTTGATGTGAATCATGGTGAATTTCTAACCATTTTAGGTCCGTCAGGCTGTGGTAAAACCACTGTATTAAGGATGATTGCCGGTTTTGAAGCCGCTGATAATGGTGACATCATTCTTGATAGTCAGAATGTCACTCATGTTCCTGCTGAGCAAAGACACGTCAACACTGTATTCCAAAGTTACGCCTTGTTCCCACACATGACCGTTTTTGACAACGTTGCCTTTGGCTTGCGTATGCAGAAAGTCCCCTCCACTGACATTGAACCGCGTGTCATCGAAGCATTGAAAATGGTGCGTCTTGAAAAAATGGCGCAACGTAAACCACATCAGCTTTCGGGCGGTCAGCAACAACGTATCGCGATTGCACGTGCCGTAGTCAACAAACCCAAGGTTTTATTACTTGACGAATCTCTGTCAGCTCTCGATTACAAATTGCGTAAACAGATGCAAATAGAGCTTAAACAGCTTCAGCGCCAGCTTGGCATCACCTTTATCTTTGTCACACACGATCAGGAAGAAGCGCTTTCAATGTCAGACCGCATTATTGTGATGCGCGACGGCATCATTGAACAGGACGGCTCGCCTCGCGAGATCTACGAAGAGCCTAAGAATTTATTTGTTGCTCGCTTTATTGGTGAAATCAACGTATTTGACGCAACCATGATAGAACGTATCGATGAGAAGCGAATTCGCGCTGAAATTGAAGGTGTTGAATCGATTGTTTACTACGATAACGAAGCTCTGACAGGAGACAAACTTCAAGTCCTGCTCCGCCCGGAAGATCTCCGATTAGAAGAAATTAACGAATCCGAACAAAAAGGGATTGTTGGCCACGTAACAGAACGTACGTACAAAGGCATGACCTTAGACTCAGTGATTGAACTCGACTCAGGGACTCGCGTTATGGTGAGTGAGTTCTTCAATGAGGATGATCCTGATGTTGACCATTCATTAGGCCAGAAAGTGGCGATCACTTGGGTTGAAAGCTGGGAGGTGGTTCTTAATGATAAGCAAAAAGCTTAATCTGCAGAACGCCATCATCACATTGATTGTCGGTTGGCTAGCGCTGTTTGTGCTTGTGCCCAACCTCATGATCATTGGTACCAGTTTTCTGACCCGTGATGAAGCGAATCTGATTGAACTGACATTTACGTTCGATAACTACCTTCGTTTGATGGATCCGCTCTATGCAAAAGTGCTATGGCATTCTTTCTATATGGCGATTGTAGCAACATTACTGTGTTTGGTGATTGGTTATCCTTTTGCTTACATCATCGCAAAAATGCCAGAGAAATGGCGACCTATCATGCTGTTTTTAGTGATTGTGCCTTTTTGGACAAACTCACTGATCCGGACTTATGGCCTAAAGATTGTGCTTGGGACTCAAGGAGTATTGAATAAATCCCTAATGGCAATGGAAATCATCGAAAAACCTATTCGTCTGATGTATACCGAGACAGCGGTGATGATCGGCTTAGTCTATATCCTACTGCCATTTATGATTTTGCCACTCTATTCAGCTATCGAGAAACTTGATGATACTTACATTGAAGCGGCGAAAGATCTGGGCGCGAACAAATTTCAGACGATCACAAAAGTGATTTTGCCACTGACGATGCCAGGTATTATAGGTGGTTGCCTACTAGTGCTTCTGCCTGCTTTAGGCATGTTCTACATTGCAGATCTACTTGGTGGGGCGAAGAACTTGCTCATTGGTAACGTGATTAAAAGCCAGGTCCTTAATGCTCGAGATTGGCCATTTGGCGCCGCGACGAGTATCGCACTGACTATTGCCATGGCGATCATGCTCTATGCCTACTACCGAGCCGGTAAGTTATTGAATAAAAAAGTGGAGCTAAACTAATGGGACGTACAGTTAGATTTAGCTTTATGGCATTGGTTTATGCATTTCTGTATTTGCCAATCATCGTGTTGATCGTCAACTCATTTAATGCCAATAAATTCGGCATGAAATGGGGAGGCTTTACCACCAAGTGGTACGAAACGTTAATTAATAATGACAGCTTAATGCAAGCGGCTTGGCACTCATTGAATGTCGCGGTTTTTTCGGCGACTGCAGCAACAATGATCGGAAGTCTAACGGCCGTTGCCCTATTCCGTTATACGTTTAAAGGGAAAAGCGCAGTCAACGGCATGTTATTCGTGGTTATGATGTCACCCGATATTGTAATGGCTATCTCGTTGCTTGCGCTGTTTTTGGTTTTGGGTGCACAACTGGGCTTTTTCACCCTGTTGATTGCGCATATTACCTTCTGTTTACCTTTTGTTGTGGTTACGATTTACAGCCGCTTAAATGGCTTTGATGTAAAAATGCTTGAGGCAGCCAAAGACCTTGGTGCTAGTGAATGGATTATTCTCAAACAAATCATTCTGCCACTGGCGAAACCCGCTGTGGCGGCAGGCTGGTTGCTGAGTTTTACTCTATCACTGGATGACGTCATCATTAGTTCATTTGTGACAGGACCAACTTATGAGATATTACCACTCAAGATCTATTCAATGGTTAAAGTGGGAATCTCTCCAGAAGTGAACGCGCTTGCCACTGTCATGCTGATTGTGTCACTCATCTTAGTCGTGATTTCTCAGTTACTCGCGAGAGAAAAAGTTAAATAGATTTACACCTTATTTCACGAAACAGAATGGCTTGATGTCATTCTGTTTTTCTATCGACCGCCGTTTATGCTTACGTGATTACTCAAGAGCATTCGGCAACGTTTGGTTTGGAGCTAACGTCAATGAAAAAATGGGCTACTTTTTTAGCTGGTAGTGCATGTGCGCTTTCACTGTTCTCAAGTTCAGTGTTCGCCGATGAAAACAAAGAACTGGTATTTATGAACTGGGGGCCATATATCAGTAGCAGCCTTCTGGAACAATTTACCAAAGAGACAGGTATTAAGGTTATCTACTCAACTTACGAGTCAAATGAAACCTTATACGCCAAGCTAAAGACACACAATCAAGGTTACGATTTAGTTGTACCTTCGACGTATTTCGTCGCCAAAATGCGCGATGAAGGTATGCTGCAAAAAATCGATAAATCTAAGATTAGCAACTTTAATAATCTGGATAAAAACTATCTAGATAAACCTTATGACCCAAGCAATGACTACTCTATCCCTCACGTTGTTGCGATTACTGGTCTAGCCGTAAACGCCGATATGTATGACCCTAATGATTTTCAAAGCTGGGCAGATTTGTGGAATCCAGAGCTTGAAGGTCAGGTCATGCTGATGGATGACACACGTGAAGTATTCCATATTGCACTACGCAAACTGGGTTATTCGGGTAACTCAACCGATCCGAAGCAAATCGATGAAGCTTATGCTGAGCTGCAAAAATTAATGCCTAACGTACTAGTGTTTAACTCTGATAATCCGGGTGCACCCTATATGTCAGGCGAAGTCGGCGTAGGCATGTTGTGGAATGGCAGTGCGGCAGCCGCTCAAAGTGAAGGCATGAACCTCAAGCTTATATTTCCTAAAGAAGGAGGAATTGGCTGGGTGGATAACTTTGCAATTTCATCCGGTGCAAAAAATGTAGATGCTGCTCATAAGATGATTGATTTTCTCCTAAGGCCAGAGATTGCAGAACAAATTTCGCGTGACACTGGATACCTTACAGCAGTTCAAGTATCCAATGAGAAGTTTAAAGATGTCGCCCCACTCTTCCCTTCTCAAGAAGACCTTGACCGTGTCGAATGGCAAGATGCCATTGGCAGTATGACGGTAAAATATGAAGATTACTTTATGAAGCTCAAATCAGGTCAATAAGCATTCATTTTCTTCGAAATAGGCAGCATGAGCTGCCTATTTTCGTTATTGGCTGATATAATTCTTCTCTGTATGGTTTGTCGTTACGATAAACATCCTTACTCACGGCTTAATCTCCAAATATCGTCAGGGTTGACGATTGACTGATTCAGCAAAAACAAAACGGAAAAAGAATGAAAAGTAAATTCTATGCAAGTGCACTTTGCGCAGCGACGTTAATTGCTTCCCCTGCAATGGCTGCTGATCAAGAACTCTACTTCTATAACTGGTCTGAATACATTCCAAATGAAGTTCTTGAAGACTTTACGAAAGAAACGGGAATTAAGGTTATTTACTCTACCTACGAGTCAAATGAAAGCATGTACGCTAAGCTTAAGACTCAAGGATCTGGTTACGATTTGGTAGTACCGTCTACTTACTTCGTTTCTAAGATGCGTAAAGAAGGTATGCTGCAAGAAATCGACAAGAAGAAACTGTCACACTTCACTGACCTTGATACCAACTTCTTGAACAAGCCTTTCGACCCAAACAACAATTATTCTATCCCTTATATCTGGGGTGCGACGGGCATTGGTATTAACTCTGACATGCTAGATAAGTCTTCCGTTACTAAATGGGACGACTTGTGGGACAGCAAGTGGGAAGGTCAATTAATGCTAATGGATGACTCACGTGAAGTTTTCCATATTGCGTTGACTAAGCTTGGCTACTCGCCAAATACAACCAACCCAGACGAAATTAAAGCAGCCTACGAAGAGCTGAAAAAGCTGATGCCAAACGTATTAGTGTTCAACTCAGACTTCCCTGCAAATCCATATTTAGCTGGTGAAGTGTCTCTTGGCATGCTTTGGAATGGTTCTGCATACATGGCACGTCAAGAAGGTGCATCTATTGATATTATCTGGCCAGAAAAAGGCACGATCTTCTGGATGGATAGCCTAGCCATTCCAGCTGAAGCAAAGAATGTTGATGCAGCCCATAAGATGATCGACTTCCTATTACGTCCTGAGAATGCCGCCAAGATCGCTCTAGAAATCGGTTACCCGACACCAGTCGCTACTGCTCATAAACTACTGCCTGAAGAGTTTGCAAATGATCCAAGCATTTTCCCTCCGCAGGAAGTGATGGACAGCGGTACTTGGCAAGACGAAGTTGGAGAGGCAAGTGTGCTTTACGATGAGTACTTTCAAAAACTAAAAGTCGATAACTAAACACGTAAACTTGTTTTCAGTTATATACTTAATAAAGCGGCTCTGGCCGCTTTATTGGTTTCACCTAAGCCGAGGGCACTATGATTGTAAGATACAAAAGGTTCCTATCTGGCTTCTGCGTACTTTCTGGTCTTGCGATATTGGTTACGGCAATCAGTTATCAAACACATCCAGAATCCTATAGTGACCTTCTTTTCGAAACCAATACTCTGCTCGTTCTTCTCTTTATCTACTCTGTTTCTCGGGGAATTTATCGCAATAACAACTTCCTAAAGTGGGGCTTAATACTACTAATCGCTGATCAAGCGTATGATATCTTGACTGAAATACCCGCTCTAGATAGATGGGCAGACAATAACGAGTTTACTCATACGCTGATTGAAGATGGTGGAATTCAAATTGCCTACCTATTAATTGCTTTTGGTGTCACCCAACTGTTTCGTCAAATGAACGAGCACGCTTACACGGATGAACTGACAGGCCTATTTAACCGAAAAAAATTGTTCTCGATTGATCGTAAACGATTCGATTTAATATATATCGACTTGGATGGTCTAAAGCAAATCAATGACACGCATGGCCACGCCAGTGGCGATTTAACCATTATTCGCTTTGCACAAGCTGTTAATGCATCGGTTAATCCAACAGACAAGGCCTTTCGTATCGGCGGAGATGAATTTGTGATTGTGGTTGGCCCTGGAGAAGGTGAAGCTTTTATCGAGCGAATCAAAGAGGAACTTATTAAAGAAGAGATACTCTTCAGCTACGGTATTGAGTCCTCAACACCTGAAACCTTAAAAGAAAACCTGATAAAAACTGATAAAGCTATGTATGAAATGAAAAACTCTCAACGCAAACGCGCCGAGAGCAATTGAGCTTATTTTATTTAACCTCTGATTCCTGCAGAGCCAAAATTTCCTCAACCAGCTTAGGCACCTCTATACTTGCCTTGCCATATCGTTTTTCTTCGAACTCACTCTCAATGGCACTTGGCTCTAAGTTAATCTCTAGCGTATGAGCTCCATGCATTTTTGCATCATGTACAAAGCCTGCGGCTGGATACACGACCCCAGAAGTACCTATTGAAATAAACAAATCAGCTTTCTCTAACGATTCATAGATATCACCCATTCGTAGAGGCATTTCTCCAAACCATACAACATGAGGGCGCATCTGAGCAGGGATCTGACAACAATGGCAAAGATCACCTGTGTTCACCTCTCCTTTCTGCTCAACCACCTGATTTGATTCGCTGCATCTTGCTTTCAATAGTTCTCCATGCATATGGATTACATTTTGACTACCGCCACGCTCATGTAGATTGTCGATATTTTGCGTGATGAGGGTAACAGTGCCTTCTAATTCCTTTTCAAGGCGCCCTAGAGCAAGGTGGGCTGCATTCGGCTCTATACCCTTTTCCTGAAGTTTGAAGCGACGCTGGTTGTAGAATTCTTGTACAAGATCAGGGTTGCGTTCAAATCCCTCTGGCGTTGCTACATCTTCAATGCGGTGATTTTCCCATAAGCCATCCTGAGCTCTAAACG
This sequence is a window from Vibrio coralliilyticus. Protein-coding genes within it:
- a CDS encoding extracellular solute-binding protein — translated: MKKWATFLAGSACALSLFSSSVFADENKELVFMNWGPYISSSLLEQFTKETGIKVIYSTYESNETLYAKLKTHNQGYDLVVPSTYFVAKMRDEGMLQKIDKSKISNFNNLDKNYLDKPYDPSNDYSIPHVVAITGLAVNADMYDPNDFQSWADLWNPELEGQVMLMDDTREVFHIALRKLGYSGNSTDPKQIDEAYAELQKLMPNVLVFNSDNPGAPYMSGEVGVGMLWNGSAAAAQSEGMNLKLIFPKEGGIGWVDNFAISSGAKNVDAAHKMIDFLLRPEIAEQISRDTGYLTAVQVSNEKFKDVAPLFPSQEDLDRVEWQDAIGSMTVKYEDYFMKLKSGQ
- a CDS encoding extracellular solute-binding protein, producing the protein MKSKFYASALCAATLIASPAMAADQELYFYNWSEYIPNEVLEDFTKETGIKVIYSTYESNESMYAKLKTQGSGYDLVVPSTYFVSKMRKEGMLQEIDKKKLSHFTDLDTNFLNKPFDPNNNYSIPYIWGATGIGINSDMLDKSSVTKWDDLWDSKWEGQLMLMDDSREVFHIALTKLGYSPNTTNPDEIKAAYEELKKLMPNVLVFNSDFPANPYLAGEVSLGMLWNGSAYMARQEGASIDIIWPEKGTIFWMDSLAIPAEAKNVDAAHKMIDFLLRPENAAKIALEIGYPTPVATAHKLLPEEFANDPSIFPPQEVMDSGTWQDEVGEASVLYDEYFQKLKVDN
- a CDS encoding GGDEF domain-containing protein produces the protein MIVRYKRFLSGFCVLSGLAILVTAISYQTHPESYSDLLFETNTLLVLLFIYSVSRGIYRNNNFLKWGLILLIADQAYDILTEIPALDRWADNNEFTHTLIEDGGIQIAYLLIAFGVTQLFRQMNEHAYTDELTGLFNRKKLFSIDRKRFDLIYIDLDGLKQINDTHGHASGDLTIIRFAQAVNASVNPTDKAFRIGGDEFVIVVGPGEGEAFIERIKEELIKEEILFSYGIESSTPETLKENLIKTDKAMYEMKNSQRKRAESN
- the cobB gene encoding Sir2 family NAD+-dependent deacetylase; this encodes MTFPYNNIVVLTGAGISAESGIQTFRAQDGLWENHRIEDVATPEGFERNPDLVQEFYNQRRFKLQEKGIEPNAAHLALGRLEKELEGTVTLITQNIDNLHERGGSQNVIHMHGELLKARCSESNQVVEQKGEVNTGDLCHCCQIPAQMRPHVVWFGEMPLRMGDIYESLEKADLFISIGTSGVVYPAAGFVHDAKMHGAHTLEINLEPSAIESEFEEKRYGKASIEVPKLVEEILALQESEVK